In Heliangelus exortis chromosome Z, bHelExo1.hap1, whole genome shotgun sequence, a genomic segment contains:
- the GRHPR gene encoding glyoxylate reductase/hydroxypyruvate reductase, producing MAVFVTRRIPVEGLRVLSQAGGCRVQQWDSDEPVPRSELLAGVSGKRGLLCLLSDRIDREVLEAAGPDLKVISTMSVGFDHLALDEIKKRGIRVGYTPDVLTDATAELTVALLLSACRRLPEAMEQVKNGGWTTWKPLWMCGYGLSDSTVGIIGLGRIGQAIARRLKPFGVKKFLYTGSRPRPESAAEFGAEFVSLTRLAEESDFVVVSCALTPATQGMCNKDFFSRMKKTSVFVNTSRGAVVNQEDLYEALVHGQIAVAGLDVTTPEPLPTDHPLLSLKNCVILPHIGSATYATRSTMAVLAANNLLAGLRGEPMPQELLL from the exons ATGGCAGTGTTCGTGACACGGCGGATCCCGGTAGAGGGGCTGCGGGTCCTCTCACAGGCCGGCGG GTGCCGTGTCCAGCAGTGGGACTCTGACGAGCCGGTGCCGCGGTCTGAGCTGCTGGCGGGGGTGTCGGGGAAGCGAggtctgctctgcctgctctccGACCGCATCGACCGCGAGGTGCTGGAGGCCGCGG GGCCCGACCTGAAAGTCATCAGCACCATGTCCGTGGGGTTCGACCACTTGGCCCTGGACGAGATTAAGAAGCG AGGGATCCGTGTGGGGTACACCCCCGACGTCCTGACCGACGCCACCGCAGAACTCACggtggctttgctgctgtccGCCTGCCGCCGGCTGCCCGAGGCCATGGAGCAGGTGAAGAA TGGTGGCTGGACAACATGGAAGCCCTTGTGGATGTGTGGCTATGGTCTGTCTGATAGTACTGTGGGCATCATAGGTCTGGGGAGAATAG GACAGGCCATTGCCCGACGCCTCAAGCCCTTTGGGGTCAAGAAGTTCTTGTACACTGGGAGCCGCCCGAGACCAGAGAGTGCTGCTGAGTTTGGAGCTGAGTTTG TCTCACTCACCAGGCTGGCTGAGGAGTCGGACTTTGTTGTGGTGTCGTGTGCTCTGACCCCAGCCACCCAGGGGATGTGCAACAAGGACTTCTTCAGCAGGATGAAGAAGACCTCTGTGTTTGTCAACACAAGCAG GGGGGCTGTGGTGAACCAGGAGGACCTGTACGAGGCGCTGGTCCATGGGCAGATTGCGGTGGCAGGCTTGGACGTCACGACTCCAGAACCACTGCCCACTGACCACCCCCTGCTCTCCCTGAAGAACTGTG TGATCCTGCCACACATCGGGAGCGCCACGTACGCCACAAGGAGCACcatggctgtgctggcagccaaCAACCTGCTGGCTGGGCTGCGGGGAGAGCCCatgccccaggagctgctgctgtga